One region of Jatrophihabitans cynanchi genomic DNA includes:
- a CDS encoding enoyl-CoA hydratase family protein produces MPVVPYAVDRAIATLTLDSPANRNALSARLVGELSEGLQRAAADPDVRAAVITHAGRTFCAGADLKEQAAEGGPEQGTKRMLALLRAIVELPKPVLARVDGHVRAGGLGILGACDLAFASADATFAFTEVRLGLAPAIISLTTLGRMDERAASRYYLTGETFDAAAAARSGLITEAADDLDASLAAVCEALRACSPQGLAETKPLTTAATVARFAADAAGLQALSQRLFESDEAREGILAFLQKRPPSWAPPTTS; encoded by the coding sequence ATGCCAGTCGTGCCGTACGCCGTCGACCGGGCGATCGCCACGCTCACCCTGGATTCCCCGGCGAACCGCAACGCGCTGTCGGCCCGACTGGTCGGCGAGCTGAGCGAGGGCCTGCAGCGCGCGGCCGCCGACCCGGACGTGCGTGCCGCCGTGATCACGCACGCCGGCCGGACGTTCTGCGCCGGCGCCGACCTCAAGGAGCAGGCGGCGGAGGGCGGCCCCGAGCAGGGCACCAAGCGGATGCTCGCCCTGCTGCGAGCGATCGTCGAGCTGCCCAAGCCGGTACTGGCCCGCGTCGACGGGCACGTGCGCGCCGGGGGTCTCGGCATCCTCGGCGCCTGCGATCTCGCGTTCGCGAGCGCCGACGCCACGTTCGCGTTCACCGAGGTACGGCTCGGCCTCGCGCCCGCGATCATCTCGCTGACCACGCTGGGCCGGATGGACGAGCGCGCCGCGAGCCGCTACTACCTCACCGGCGAGACGTTCGACGCGGCCGCCGCCGCCCGCAGCGGCCTGATCACCGAAGCGGCGGACGATCTCGACGCGAGCCTGGCGGCGGTGTGCGAGGCGCTGCGGGCCTGCTCGCCGCAGGGACTGGCCGAGACCAAGCCGTTGACCACGGCAGCGACCGTCGCGCGGTTCGCGGCCGACGCCGCCGGCCTGCAGGCGCTCTCGCAGCGGCTCTTCGAGTCGGACGAAGCCCGCGAGGGCATCCTGGCGTTCCTGCAGAAGCGGCCGCCGAGCTGGGCGCCGCCCACGACGTCATGA
- a CDS encoding acyl-CoA dehydrogenase family protein yields the protein MNFTESPEQQALRSAVAELGKRYGQAYTAPRARAREPLSELWAEAGKSGFIGVNLPEQYGGGGAGMYELAIVGEELSAAGSGLLMLVVSPAICGTIISRFGTDEQKRRWLPGLASGEAIMAFGITEPDAGSNSHNITTTARRDGADWVLNGRKVFVSGVDSADAVLIVGRTEDARTGRLKPALYVVPTDTAGFEYTPIDMDVQMPDKQFLLYLDDVRLPADALIGEEDAALAQLFAGLNPERIMAAANSVGMGRYALDRAVGYANERVVWGKPIGTHQGLAHPLAKAKVELELAKLMMQKAASLLDGGDEANGAAVGEAANMAKYAAAEASIACADQAVQTMGGNGLAHEYGVGSLLIAARVARIAPVSREMILNFVAQFSLGLPKSY from the coding sequence GTGAACTTCACCGAATCGCCCGAACAGCAGGCGCTGCGCAGCGCGGTGGCCGAACTCGGCAAGCGCTACGGCCAGGCGTACACCGCACCGCGGGCACGCGCCCGCGAGCCGCTGTCCGAACTGTGGGCCGAGGCCGGCAAGAGCGGGTTCATCGGCGTGAACCTGCCCGAGCAGTACGGCGGTGGCGGCGCCGGCATGTACGAGCTGGCGATCGTCGGCGAGGAGCTGAGCGCGGCCGGCAGCGGCCTGCTGATGCTGGTGGTCTCCCCCGCGATCTGCGGCACGATCATCAGCCGGTTCGGCACCGACGAGCAGAAGCGGCGCTGGCTGCCCGGCCTGGCTTCGGGTGAGGCGATCATGGCCTTCGGCATCACCGAGCCGGACGCCGGCTCCAACTCGCACAACATCACCACGACCGCGCGCCGAGACGGCGCCGACTGGGTGCTCAACGGCCGCAAGGTCTTCGTGTCCGGGGTCGACTCCGCCGACGCCGTCCTGATCGTCGGGCGCACCGAGGACGCCCGAACCGGCCGGCTCAAGCCGGCGCTCTACGTCGTCCCGACCGACACCGCCGGCTTCGAGTACACGCCGATCGACATGGACGTGCAGATGCCGGACAAGCAGTTCCTGCTCTACCTGGACGACGTCCGGCTGCCGGCCGACGCGCTGATCGGCGAGGAGGACGCCGCCTTGGCGCAGCTGTTCGCCGGGCTGAACCCGGAGCGGATCATGGCTGCGGCCAACTCGGTGGGCATGGGCCGTTACGCGCTGGACCGGGCGGTCGGCTACGCGAACGAGCGCGTCGTGTGGGGCAAGCCGATCGGCACGCACCAGGGGCTGGCGCACCCGCTGGCGAAGGCGAAGGTCGAGCTGGAGCTGGCCAAGCTGATGATGCAGAAGGCGGCCAGCCTGCTCGATGGCGGCGACGAGGCCAACGGGGCAGCGGTCGGCGAGGCCGCGAACATGGCGAAGTACGCGGCGGCCGAGGCGAGCATCGCGTGCGCCGACCAGGCCGTGCAGACGATGGGCGGCAACGGGCTGGCCCACGAGTACGGCGTCGGCTCGCTGCTCATCGCCGCGCGGGTCGCGCGCATCGCCCCGGTCAGCCGCGAGATGATCCTGAACTTCGTCGCCCAGTTCAGCCTGGGCCTGCCGAAATCGTATTGA
- a CDS encoding ATP-binding protein, whose amino-acid sequence MITSVLVANRGEIARRVFRTCRELGLSTVAVYADADAESPHVREADAAVRLPGIAPADTYLRADLLVAAAIRAGADAIHPGYGFLSENPAFARAVQDAGLSWIGPPVEAIAAMGSKVAAKALMSAAGVPVLAELAPDSITEADLPVLIKASAGGGGRGMRAVHRLADLPRELDAARAEAASAFGDPTVFCEPYLPTGRHIEVQVLADEHGTIWTIGERECSIQRRHQKVVEEAPSPLAERVSGLRAQLFDAARAATEAIAYTGAGTVEFLADEHGRFYFLEMNTRLQVEHPVTECTTGLDLVALQLAVADGHRLGAEPPATRGHAIEVRLYAEDAQAGWRPQSGTLNRFAVPGVSAEFAAGTRPAGIRLDSGVQDGTAVGVHYDPMLAKVISWAPDRGQAARALSHALARSTIHGVRTNRDLLVNVLRHKAFLDGDTDTAFFERHGLAQLAAPLAGERAEALSALAAALALDAAARENAPVLRTVPTGWRNVVSRPQWRDLDGPHGAHHVTYRLGRDGLTCELEAVGLLSVAADEVVLTDAGVRRAFAVRTAGAQVYVDSALGAVTFGAPARFTDPAAQVAAGSLLAPMPGTVTRVAVTTGDTVRAGEPILWLEAMKMQHQINAPADGTVTELPVQQGQQVDVGAVLAVVDPADVDAADVDPADQDPASHGQEPV is encoded by the coding sequence GTGATCACGTCGGTCCTGGTGGCCAACCGCGGCGAGATCGCCCGCCGGGTGTTCCGCACCTGCCGCGAGCTGGGCCTGTCGACCGTGGCGGTGTACGCCGACGCCGACGCCGAGTCCCCGCATGTGCGCGAGGCGGACGCCGCGGTCCGGCTGCCGGGTATCGCCCCGGCCGACACCTACCTGCGCGCGGACCTGCTGGTCGCCGCGGCGATCCGCGCGGGCGCCGACGCGATCCACCCCGGGTACGGCTTCCTGTCCGAGAACCCAGCCTTCGCGCGCGCCGTGCAGGACGCCGGGCTGAGCTGGATCGGACCGCCGGTGGAGGCGATCGCGGCAATGGGCTCGAAGGTCGCCGCCAAGGCGCTGATGTCCGCCGCGGGCGTGCCTGTGCTGGCCGAGCTCGCCCCGGACTCGATCACCGAGGCCGACCTACCGGTGCTGATCAAGGCTTCGGCCGGCGGCGGCGGGCGCGGCATGCGGGCCGTCCACCGCCTCGCCGACCTGCCGCGCGAGCTCGACGCGGCCCGGGCCGAGGCGGCGTCCGCGTTCGGTGACCCGACGGTGTTCTGCGAGCCGTACCTGCCTACCGGCCGGCACATCGAGGTGCAGGTGTTGGCCGACGAGCACGGCACGATCTGGACGATCGGCGAGCGCGAGTGCTCGATCCAGCGGCGGCATCAGAAGGTCGTCGAGGAGGCGCCGTCACCGCTCGCCGAACGCGTCAGCGGCCTGCGGGCGCAGCTGTTCGACGCCGCGCGCGCCGCCACCGAGGCGATCGCCTACACCGGCGCGGGCACCGTCGAGTTCCTCGCCGACGAGCACGGCCGCTTCTACTTCCTGGAGATGAACACCCGGCTGCAGGTCGAGCACCCGGTCACCGAGTGCACCACCGGACTGGACCTGGTCGCGCTGCAGCTCGCGGTCGCCGACGGTCACCGACTCGGCGCCGAACCGCCGGCCACGCGCGGACACGCGATCGAGGTGCGGCTGTACGCCGAGGACGCGCAGGCCGGTTGGCGTCCGCAGAGCGGCACCCTGAACCGCTTCGCCGTCCCGGGCGTCAGCGCCGAGTTCGCCGCCGGAACGCGGCCGGCCGGCATCCGGCTGGACAGCGGGGTGCAGGACGGGACGGCCGTGGGCGTGCATTACGACCCGATGCTGGCGAAGGTGATCAGCTGGGCGCCCGACCGCGGCCAGGCGGCGCGCGCCCTGAGCCACGCGCTCGCGCGCAGCACGATCCACGGCGTGCGTACCAATCGCGACCTGCTGGTGAACGTCCTACGTCACAAGGCATTCCTCGACGGCGACACCGACACGGCATTCTTCGAGCGGCACGGGCTGGCGCAGCTCGCGGCGCCGCTGGCCGGTGAGCGCGCCGAGGCGTTGTCCGCGCTCGCCGCCGCTCTCGCCCTGGACGCCGCGGCGCGCGAGAACGCACCCGTACTGCGTACCGTCCCCACCGGATGGCGCAACGTGGTCAGCCGGCCACAGTGGCGCGACCTGGACGGCCCGCACGGTGCGCACCACGTGACGTACCGGCTGGGCCGTGACGGCCTCACCTGCGAGCTCGAGGCGGTGGGGCTGCTCAGCGTCGCCGCGGACGAAGTGGTGCTCACCGACGCCGGGGTGCGCCGGGCGTTCGCGGTGCGCACCGCCGGCGCGCAGGTGTACGTCGACTCGGCGCTCGGCGCCGTCACCTTCGGCGCCCCCGCCCGGTTCACCGATCCCGCAGCACAGGTTGCGGCCGGATCGCTGCTCGCGCCGATGCCGGGCACCGTCACCCGCGTCGCGGTCACGACCGGTGACACCGTGCGCGCCGGGGAACCCATCCTGTGGCTGGAGGCGATGAAGATGCAGCACCAGATCAACGCACCCGCCGACGGCACGGTCACCGAGTTGCCGGTGCAGCAAGGGCAACAGGTCGACGTCGGCGCAGTGCTCGCCGTAGTGGACCCAGCCGACGTGGACGCAGCCGACGTGGACCCAGCCGACCAGGACCCAGCCAGTCACGGACAGGAGCCGGTGTGA
- a CDS encoding acyl-CoA carboxylase subunit beta, whose amino-acid sequence MSVLKTAIDPATPEYQANREALLGKIAELDAEHAKAVAGGGAKYVARHHERGKLLARERIELLLDPGAPFLELSPLAAWGTDFAVGASVVTGIGVVSGVECVISASDPTVRGGASNPWTLKKTLRAHEIALQNRLPVIGLVESGGADLPTQKEIFIPGGQIFRDLTRLSAAGIPTVALVFGNSTAGGAYVPGMSDFVVMVKERAKVFLAGPPLVKMATGEESDDESLGGAELHARQSGLADYLALDEQDAIRIGRQIVASLNWRKQGPAPQADPAPPRFEEDELLGIVPTDLKNPFDPHEVIARIVDGSEFDEFKPLYGSSLVTGWAALHGYPIGILANARGVLFSEEAQKAAHFIQLANRARTPLLFLQNTTGYMVGSQYERAGIIKHGALMINAVSNSTVPHFTVTMGASYGAGNYGMCGRAYGPRFLFTWPSAKSAVMGPAQLAGVLSIVARQAAEARGQAYDEAGDTQLRAYVEAQIEEQSLAPFLSGMLYDDGVIDPRDTRTVLGIALSAAHSAPVEGATGYGVFRL is encoded by the coding sequence ATGAGCGTGCTGAAGACGGCGATCGACCCGGCCACGCCGGAGTACCAGGCGAACCGGGAGGCGCTGCTCGGCAAGATCGCCGAGCTGGATGCCGAGCACGCGAAGGCGGTCGCGGGCGGCGGGGCGAAGTACGTCGCCCGGCACCACGAGCGCGGCAAGCTGCTCGCTCGCGAACGCATCGAACTGCTGCTCGACCCGGGTGCGCCGTTTCTCGAACTGTCGCCGCTGGCCGCCTGGGGCACTGACTTCGCCGTCGGCGCGAGCGTGGTCACCGGCATCGGCGTGGTCAGCGGGGTCGAATGCGTGATCAGCGCGAGCGACCCGACGGTGCGCGGCGGAGCGTCGAATCCGTGGACGCTGAAGAAGACGTTGCGCGCGCACGAGATCGCGCTGCAGAACCGGCTGCCGGTCATCGGGCTGGTGGAGTCCGGCGGCGCCGACCTGCCCACCCAGAAGGAGATCTTCATCCCTGGCGGGCAGATCTTCCGCGACCTCACCCGGCTGTCGGCCGCGGGCATCCCGACGGTCGCGCTGGTCTTCGGAAACTCCACCGCAGGCGGCGCATACGTCCCGGGCATGAGCGACTTCGTGGTGATGGTCAAGGAGCGCGCCAAGGTGTTCCTCGCCGGTCCGCCGCTGGTGAAGATGGCCACCGGCGAGGAGTCCGACGACGAGTCACTCGGCGGCGCCGAGCTGCATGCGCGGCAGTCCGGCCTGGCCGACTACCTCGCGCTCGACGAGCAGGACGCGATCCGCATCGGCCGGCAGATCGTCGCAAGCCTCAACTGGCGCAAGCAGGGTCCGGCGCCGCAGGCCGACCCGGCCCCGCCACGGTTCGAGGAGGACGAACTGCTCGGCATCGTCCCCACCGACCTGAAGAACCCGTTCGACCCGCACGAGGTGATCGCGCGCATCGTCGACGGCAGCGAGTTCGACGAGTTCAAACCCCTGTACGGCTCGTCGCTGGTCACCGGGTGGGCGGCGCTGCACGGCTACCCGATCGGCATCCTGGCCAATGCGCGTGGCGTGCTGTTCAGCGAGGAGGCCCAGAAGGCGGCACACTTCATCCAGCTCGCGAACCGGGCCCGGACGCCCTTGCTGTTCCTGCAGAACACCACCGGCTACATGGTCGGCAGCCAGTACGAGCGGGCCGGGATCATCAAGCACGGTGCGCTGATGATCAACGCGGTGTCGAACTCGACGGTGCCGCACTTCACCGTGACGATGGGCGCCTCGTACGGGGCCGGCAACTACGGCATGTGCGGGCGCGCGTACGGGCCGCGATTCCTGTTCACCTGGCCGAGCGCGAAGTCGGCGGTGATGGGTCCGGCGCAGCTGGCCGGAGTGCTGTCGATCGTCGCGCGGCAGGCGGCGGAGGCGCGCGGGCAGGCCTACGACGAGGCCGGCGACACGCAGCTGCGCGCGTACGTCGAGGCCCAGATCGAGGAGCAGTCACTCGCGCCCTTCCTGTCCGGAATGCTCTACGACGACGGGGTGATCGACCCGCGTGACACCCGCACCGTCCTCGGCATCGCGCTGTCCGCCGCGCACTCCGCGCCCGTCGAGGGCGCCACCGGCTACGGGGTGTTCCGGCTGTGA
- a CDS encoding acyl-CoA dehydrogenase family protein — protein MSAFETAERRALRETVRRFVQAEVLPHQDAWERAGEVPRDLHARAARAGLLGLAYPDAVGGGGGGPIEALILAEELHYAGAAGGVFAALFTSGIALPHLVAAGDPDQLERWVRPTLEGRLIGSLAVTEPDAGSDVAALRTTARRDGADFVVNGTKTYITSGARADFVVTVVRTGGGPPGSEGGGPLGSEGVAAGGVAAGGDAGGSGLSLLVVEKGTPGFTVTRRLEKMGWLCSDTAELSYVDVRVPATNLVGAENSGFAQLAQHFVSERIGLAAQAYASAQRALDLTVEWCRLRETFGRPLISRQAVRHTLAEMARRVEVARSYTRGVAERAAGGESDLVLEACFAKNTAVEAGEWVVSQAVQLHGGAGYLRESEVERQYRDMRIIGIGGGATEILTGLSAKLLGYGS, from the coding sequence GTGAGCGCGTTCGAGACGGCGGAACGGCGCGCGCTGCGCGAGACGGTGCGCCGCTTCGTCCAGGCCGAGGTGTTGCCGCACCAGGACGCGTGGGAGCGCGCCGGCGAGGTGCCGCGCGACCTGCACGCCCGCGCCGCGCGAGCGGGGCTGCTCGGGCTCGCCTACCCGGATGCGGTCGGCGGTGGCGGGGGCGGCCCGATCGAGGCGCTGATCCTGGCCGAGGAGCTGCACTACGCGGGCGCGGCCGGTGGCGTGTTCGCCGCGCTGTTCACCTCCGGGATCGCGCTGCCGCATCTGGTCGCGGCCGGCGATCCGGACCAGCTCGAACGGTGGGTACGACCGACGCTCGAGGGCCGGCTGATCGGCTCGCTCGCGGTCACCGAACCGGACGCCGGCTCGGACGTGGCCGCACTGCGCACCACCGCCAGGCGGGACGGCGCGGACTTCGTCGTCAACGGCACCAAGACGTACATCACCTCAGGGGCGCGCGCGGACTTCGTCGTGACCGTGGTCCGCACCGGTGGGGGTCCCCCCGGCAGCGAAGGTGGGGGTCCCCTCGGAAGCGAAGGCGTAGCCGCCGGGGGAGTAGCCGCCGGGGGAGACGCCGGCGGGTCAGGGCTCTCACTGCTCGTCGTGGAGAAGGGGACGCCGGGATTCACGGTCACGCGGCGCCTGGAGAAGATGGGCTGGCTCTGCTCCGACACCGCCGAGCTGTCGTACGTCGACGTGAGGGTGCCGGCCACGAACCTGGTCGGCGCCGAGAACAGCGGTTTCGCCCAGCTGGCGCAGCACTTCGTGAGCGAGCGGATCGGGCTGGCGGCGCAGGCCTACGCGAGCGCGCAGCGCGCACTCGATCTCACCGTCGAGTGGTGCCGGCTGCGCGAGACGTTCGGCCGGCCGCTGATCAGCCGGCAGGCGGTGCGGCACACCCTCGCCGAGATGGCACGCCGAGTGGAGGTCGCCCGCAGCTATACGCGCGGCGTCGCCGAACGCGCCGCGGGCGGCGAGTCGGACCTCGTGCTCGAGGCCTGCTTCGCGAAGAACACCGCGGTCGAGGCGGGCGAGTGGGTGGTCAGCCAGGCCGTCCAACTGCACGGCGGCGCCGGCTACCTGCGCGAGTCCGAGGTCGAGCGGCAGTACCGGGACATGCGCATCATCGGCATCGGCGGCGGCGCCACCGAGATCCTGACCGGCCTGTCCGCCAAGTTGCTGGGGTACGGCTCATGA
- a CDS encoding acyclic terpene utilization AtuA family protein, with translation MKPLRVGNASGFYGDRFDAMAELLGGGELDVLTGDYLAELTMLILGRDRLKDPSLGYAKTFVRQLETSLGTALDNGVRIVTNAGGLNPAGLAAAVRALADRLGLQVNVAHVEGDDLRERASELGLGSALAANAYLGAWGIAQCLRSGADVVVTGRVTDASLVVGPAAAHFGWARTDWDTLAGAVVAGHVIECGPQATGGNYAFFTEIADLTRPGFPIAEVHADGTAVITKHPGTGGAVSIGTVTAQLLYEIGGARYAGPDVTARFDTVQLAQDGPDRVRIDGVRGEPPPPVLKVGLNALGGFRNEVTFVLTGLDIEAKAALVQRQLAGLDANWTLARTDHADADSQEAASALLHCVVRGPDPKAIGRAFSGAAIELALASYPGFHVTAPPGDATPYGVFTSAYVDAALVPHVAVLADGTRIDIAPAENTLALQGVPESPAGTPVAGPTRRVPLGTIAGARSGDKGGSANVGVWVRTDEAYRWLAASLTVAEFQRLLPETATLPVTRHALPNLRAVNFVVEGILGAGVAFNARHDPQAKALGEWLRSRLVDVPEALLAPEQGPARRVRLQGGQQ, from the coding sequence ATGAAGCCGCTGCGGGTCGGCAACGCGTCCGGCTTCTACGGGGACCGGTTCGACGCGATGGCCGAGCTGCTGGGCGGCGGCGAACTGGACGTGCTGACCGGCGACTACCTGGCCGAGCTGACCATGCTCATCCTCGGCCGCGACCGGCTCAAGGACCCGTCGCTGGGGTACGCGAAGACCTTCGTGCGCCAGCTGGAGACGTCGCTGGGTACCGCACTCGACAACGGGGTACGCATCGTCACGAACGCGGGCGGCCTCAACCCGGCCGGCCTGGCGGCTGCGGTGCGCGCGCTGGCCGACCGGCTGGGGCTGCAGGTCAACGTCGCGCACGTCGAGGGCGACGACCTGCGCGAGCGGGCGAGCGAACTCGGCCTCGGCAGCGCTCTCGCGGCGAACGCGTACCTCGGGGCCTGGGGCATTGCCCAGTGCCTGCGCTCGGGCGCGGACGTGGTGGTGACCGGCCGCGTCACGGACGCCTCGCTGGTGGTCGGCCCGGCGGCGGCGCACTTCGGCTGGGCGCGCACCGACTGGGACACGCTCGCCGGTGCGGTCGTCGCCGGGCACGTGATCGAGTGCGGCCCGCAGGCAACCGGCGGCAACTACGCGTTCTTCACCGAGATCGCCGACCTGACCCGTCCGGGCTTCCCCATCGCCGAGGTGCACGCCGACGGCACGGCCGTGATCACCAAGCATCCCGGCACCGGTGGCGCAGTCAGCATCGGCACGGTCACCGCGCAACTGCTGTACGAGATCGGCGGCGCTCGGTACGCCGGGCCGGACGTCACGGCCCGCTTCGACACCGTGCAGCTGGCGCAGGACGGGCCTGATCGCGTGCGCATCGACGGCGTGCGCGGCGAGCCACCACCACCGGTGCTGAAGGTCGGGCTCAACGCGCTCGGCGGCTTCCGCAACGAGGTCACCTTCGTGCTGACCGGACTGGACATCGAGGCCAAGGCTGCCCTCGTGCAGCGCCAGCTCGCCGGGCTGGACGCGAACTGGACGCTGGCCCGCACCGACCACGCCGACGCTGACAGCCAGGAGGCCGCGAGCGCGCTGCTGCACTGCGTCGTGCGCGGTCCGGACCCGAAGGCGATCGGCCGGGCGTTCTCCGGCGCCGCGATCGAGCTCGCGCTCGCCTCCTACCCGGGCTTCCACGTCACCGCCCCGCCCGGTGACGCCACGCCGTACGGGGTGTTCACCTCCGCGTACGTGGACGCGGCGCTCGTGCCGCACGTCGCGGTGCTCGCCGACGGCACCCGGATCGACATCGCTCCTGCCGAGAACACCCTTGCACTGCAGGGCGTTCCCGAGTCGCCAGCCGGGACGCCGGTCGCCGGCCCGACCCGCCGCGTGCCGTTGGGCACGATCGCGGGCGCGCGCAGCGGCGACAAGGGTGGCTCGGCGAACGTCGGGGTCTGGGTGCGCACGGACGAGGCGTACCGCTGGCTGGCCGCGTCGCTCACGGTCGCCGAGTTCCAGCGGCTGCTGCCGGAGACCGCAACGCTGCCCGTGACGCGACACGCGTTGCCGAACCTGCGCGCGGTCAACTTCGTGGTGGAGGGCATCCTCGGTGCCGGGGTGGCGTTCAACGCGCGGCACGACCCACAGGCCAAGGCGCTCGGCGAGTGGCTGCGCTCGCGCCTCGTCGACGTCCCGGAGGCACTGTTGGCCCCGGAGCAGGGTCCGGCGCGGCGTGTCCGCCTGCAGGGAGGCCAACAGTGA
- a CDS encoding TIGR03084 family metal-binding protein: protein MAELDALLADLHAESDALDAVVAALPDAAWSRATPAEGWTIAHQIAHLAWTDEVATTAATDEARFLADLQDALPRLATFVDAAAAQGATAEPSALLARWRAGRARLQQALATVPPGAKLPWFGPPMSAPSMATARLMETWAHGQDVYDAVGVTREPTDRIRHVAHLGVRTRDFAYLVNDRPAPGEEFRVELTGPSGQTWTWGPDGARQRVTGSALDFCLLVTQRRARSELDLTAVGADAEEWLAIAQAFAGPPGNGRAAGVAR from the coding sequence GTGGCCGAGCTGGACGCGCTGCTGGCGGACCTGCATGCAGAGTCCGATGCGCTCGACGCGGTCGTCGCCGCGCTCCCCGACGCCGCTTGGTCACGTGCCACGCCGGCCGAAGGCTGGACGATCGCGCACCAGATCGCGCACCTGGCCTGGACCGACGAGGTGGCGACGACGGCCGCCACCGACGAGGCGCGCTTCCTTGCCGACCTGCAGGACGCGCTGCCCCGCCTCGCCACGTTCGTCGACGCAGCGGCAGCGCAAGGCGCGACCGCGGAGCCCAGCGCACTGCTCGCCCGCTGGCGAGCCGGGCGGGCCCGGCTGCAGCAGGCGCTGGCCACGGTGCCGCCCGGTGCGAAGCTGCCGTGGTTCGGCCCCCCGATGAGCGCGCCGTCGATGGCGACCGCACGGCTGATGGAGACCTGGGCGCACGGGCAGGACGTCTACGACGCCGTCGGCGTGACGCGCGAGCCCACCGACCGGATCCGCCACGTCGCGCACCTGGGCGTCCGCACTCGCGACTTCGCCTACCTGGTCAACGACCGCCCGGCACCGGGTGAGGAGTTCCGCGTCGAGCTGACCGGCCCGTCCGGGCAGACCTGGACCTGGGGACCGGACGGCGCGCGACAACGGGTCACCGGCAGCGCCCTGGACTTCTGCCTGCTCGTCACGCAGCGCCGCGCCCGGTCCGAGCTCGACCTCACCGCCGTCGGCGCCGACGCGGAGGAGTGGCTCGCCATCGCGCAGGCCTTCGCCGGGCCGCCCGGAAACGGGCGCGCCGCCGGTGTCGCCCGATGA
- a CDS encoding DUF1737 domain-containing protein, producing the protein MNAPPDGLPAYRVLTGPDDDAFCRRVSEALALGYQLHEGPAVTFNGTDVIVAQALIWPTH; encoded by the coding sequence GTGAACGCACCGCCTGATGGATTGCCCGCCTATCGCGTGCTGACCGGTCCCGACGACGACGCGTTCTGCCGTCGGGTGAGCGAAGCACTGGCTCTCGGATACCAGCTGCACGAAGGTCCTGCGGTCACCTTCAACGGCACGGACGTCATCGTTGCCCAGGCCCTGATCTGGCCGACGCACTGA
- a CDS encoding Rossmann-like and DUF2520 domain-containing protein, whose amino-acid sequence MSTARPARLRVGVISAGRVGSVLGAALARAGHQVVAVSAVSAASRDRAERLLPGAEVRAPDDVVAESDLVLLAVPDDELRPLVAGLAETGAWRPGQLVAHTSGALGIGALDPAAARGVLPLALHPVMTFVGRPEDIDRLDGALFGVTADDELRPVAESLVLEMGGEPVWVPETARGLYHAALSIGSNHLVTIVADALGLLGDAGVETPSRLLAPLVSASLDNALRLGDGALTGPVSRGDVATVATHLRTLAERAPQVLPAYRAMALRTAERARDSDRITAAQFADLADTLERG is encoded by the coding sequence GTGAGTACAGCCCGGCCCGCACGGCTGCGGGTGGGCGTGATCAGCGCCGGGCGCGTGGGCAGCGTCCTCGGCGCCGCGCTGGCGCGCGCCGGGCACCAGGTCGTCGCGGTGTCAGCGGTGTCCGCGGCCTCGCGCGATCGGGCCGAGCGGCTGCTGCCCGGTGCCGAAGTCCGCGCGCCGGACGACGTGGTCGCCGAGTCGGACCTGGTGCTGCTCGCCGTGCCGGACGACGAGTTGCGCCCGCTGGTCGCGGGGCTGGCCGAGACCGGGGCGTGGCGGCCCGGTCAGCTCGTCGCGCACACCTCCGGCGCACTCGGCATCGGCGCGCTCGACCCGGCCGCGGCGCGCGGCGTGCTGCCGCTCGCGCTACACCCGGTGATGACCTTCGTGGGCCGTCCCGAGGACATCGACCGGCTGGACGGCGCCCTGTTCGGCGTCACCGCCGACGACGAACTGCGCCCGGTCGCCGAGTCGCTGGTGCTGGAGATGGGCGGCGAGCCGGTCTGGGTGCCCGAGACGGCCCGCGGGCTGTACCACGCGGCGTTGAGCATCGGCTCGAACCATCTCGTCACGATCGTCGCCGACGCGCTGGGCCTGCTCGGCGACGCCGGCGTCGAGACGCCCTCGCGCCTGCTCGCCCCGCTGGTCAGCGCCTCGCTCGACAACGCGCTGCGCCTCGGCGACGGCGCGCTGACCGGGCCGGTGTCGCGCGGTGACGTCGCCACCGTCGCCACCCACCTGCGGACGTTGGCCGAGCGCGCGCCACAGGTGCTGCCGGCGTACCGCGCGATGGCACTGCGCACCGCCGAGCGTGCCCGGGACAGCGACCGGATCACCGCGGCGCAGTTCGCCGACCTCGCCGACACCCTGGAGCGCGGCTGA